From Alosa sapidissima isolate fAloSap1 chromosome 7, fAloSap1.pri, whole genome shotgun sequence, the proteins below share one genomic window:
- the szrd1 gene encoding SUZ domain-containing protein 1 isoform X1 produces MDDDEVAESWEEAADSGEMERRLEEKLRISQKERMSGGNAVRSPMKTAIVIQDDSLPAAPPPQIRILKRPSSNGSLGSPLTQTRPAPQVKSLAQREAEYAEARKRILGSATPDDTPQERPNADRSPRINTTPSDDTRSNNHVVRQPAGPDGTQGFRQRR; encoded by the exons ATGGATGATGATGAGGTTGCCGAGAGCTGGGAGGAGGCAGCAGACAGTGGG GAAATGGAGAGAAGACTAGAAGAGAAGCTAAGAATCAGCCAAAAAGAGAG gATGTCGGGTGGGAATGCCGTGCGGTCTCCAATGAAAACAGCCATTGTTATCCAAGATGACTCCCTGCCAGCCGCTCCGCCACCTCAGATAAGAATCCTTAAGCGTCCCTCTAGCAACGGATCCCTGGGGTCTCCACTGACGCAGACACGCCCAGCGCCACAGGTGAAGTCTCTAGCCCAGCGGGAAGCTGAATATGCCGAAGCTCGAAAGAGAATCCTGGGCAGCGCCACCCCCGACGACACACCACAGGAACGGCCTAATGCTGACAG ATCACCAAGAATAAACACCACTCCGTCAGACGACACCCGATCAAACAATCACGTGGTCCGCCAGCCAGCTGGCCCAGATGGTACACAAGGCTTTCGGCAGCGTAGATAG
- the tmem82 gene encoding transmembrane protein 82 gives MLSFFTSLIPSLPSWLLFETSPVDSFMQGIVGACGISVLCSLLRIHVFIESERNENDKGNEGKSKPRAGHLKWLFGAFQFWFLTGILAIVGSQVASLVVLEFILRVISARVTAGPDSHTGYTERLLVQCQFSVGCALSCSLHFLHKEAPHRWLSLLLATALSWFLASQCSRLYQHVKTLFHLHSSQRYCGICIGLLTSGSSILTFLCCLLILTFTVAAIAALISINQQFLSAKEAIRFWTPLTICYTLLVVSTQEQQRQPTSQTAFHTVVVRLGGLFLLMLTVGQWADMFHVLVCFLGEAACLIPTEDLLNARENGTAKVHSNQDLKGYNRRHLNKNESN, from the exons ATGCTGTCTTTTTTCACTTCTTTAATTCCGTCTCTACCGAGTTGGTTACTGTTTGAAACAAGTCCTGTCGATAGTTTTATGCAAG GAATTGTTGGAGCATGTGGGATCTCAGTGCTTTGCAGTCTACTGAGAATTCACGTATTCATTGAGTCAGAGAG aaatgaaaatgacaaagGTAATGAAGGGAAATCAAAACCAAGGGCAGGCCACCTCAAGTGGCTGTTTGGAGCATTCCAGTTTTGGTTCCTCACAGGGATCCTTGCTATTGTGGGGTCACAAGTTGCATCACTGGTTGTTCTTGAATTCATactgagagtgatttcagcacgagtCACTGCTGGACCA GATTCCCACACTGGGTATACAGAGAGGTTACTTGTTCAGTGTCAATTCTCTGTGGGATGTGCACTAAGCTGCAGTCTTCATTTTCTCCACAAGGAGGCACCCCATCGCTGGTTGAGTCTTCTGCTTGCCACAGCACTGAGTTGGTTCTTGGCCAGTCAGTGTTCAAGACTATATCAACATGTGAAGACACTATTCCATTTGCACAGTTCACAGCGCTACTGTGGTATCTGTATTGGACTATTAACCTCAGGATCTTCCATCCTAACCTTTTTATGCTGTCTTCTTATTCTCACGTTCACTGTGGCTGCAATTGCTGCTTTAATTTCCATCAATCAGCAGTTTTTGTCAGCCAAAGAGGCTATTCGGTTCTGGACACCCTTAACAATCTGCTATACACTGCTTGTGGTGTCTACACAAG AACAACAACGGCAACCCACTAGCCAGACAGCTTTTCACACAGTGGTGGTACGACTCGGAGGCCTATTTCTGCTGATGCTGACAGTGGGCCAATGGGCAGATATGTTCCATGTCCTCGTGTGTTTCCTGGGAGAAGCAGCTTGTTTAATTCCTACTGAAGACCTACTGAATGCCAGAGAAAAT GGTACAGCAAAAGTTCACAGTAACCAGGATTTGAAAGGATACAACAGAAGACATTTAAACAAAAATGAAAGTAATTAA
- the szrd1 gene encoding SUZ domain-containing protein 1 isoform X2 — MERRLEEKLRISQKERMSGGNAVRSPMKTAIVIQDDSLPAAPPPQIRILKRPSSNGSLGSPLTQTRPAPQVKSLAQREAEYAEARKRILGSATPDDTPQERPNADRSPRINTTPSDDTRSNNHVVRQPAGPDGTQGFRQRR; from the exons ATGGAGAGAAGACTAGAAGAGAAGCTAAGAATCAGCCAAAAAGAGAG gATGTCGGGTGGGAATGCCGTGCGGTCTCCAATGAAAACAGCCATTGTTATCCAAGATGACTCCCTGCCAGCCGCTCCGCCACCTCAGATAAGAATCCTTAAGCGTCCCTCTAGCAACGGATCCCTGGGGTCTCCACTGACGCAGACACGCCCAGCGCCACAGGTGAAGTCTCTAGCCCAGCGGGAAGCTGAATATGCCGAAGCTCGAAAGAGAATCCTGGGCAGCGCCACCCCCGACGACACACCACAGGAACGGCCTAATGCTGACAG ATCACCAAGAATAAACACCACTCCGTCAGACGACACCCGATCAAACAATCACGTGGTCCGCCAGCCAGCTGGCCCAGATGGTACACAAGGCTTTCGGCAGCGTAGATAG
- the sult1st5 gene encoding sulfotransferase family 1, cytosolic sulfotransferase 5, with protein sequence MQFEAAMEYQTRCPLLEVQGIPLLKPIVAHWERVERFRAEPGDLLIATYPKAGTTWTQEIVDLLLNHNDFDKSKRAPTHERMPFLEMTSPNPTLSGITKLETMDPPRVIKTHLPIQLVPTTFWEAGCKVIYMARNPKDNVVSYFHFDRMNLVQPVPGPWHQYLDKFMKGQLGWGSWYDHVKGYWRERKKKNILYLFFEDMKENPHQEVVRIAHFLGQNLSKTLIDEVVQKTTFVTMRDNPMANYSSVPNTIFDRRVSEFMRKGEVGDWQNHFSAEQNTIFEEHYRKIMEDEPIPFRFLI encoded by the exons ATGCAATTTGAG GCTGCTATGGAATATCAAACTCGTTGTCCACTGCTGGAAGTGCAGGGGATACCATTGCTAAAGCCAATAGTTGCACACTGGGAAAGGGTCGAGAGATTTAGAGCAGAGCCTGGTGACCTGCTCATTGCCACTTACCCTAAAGcag GAACAACATGGACTCAGGAGATAGTTGACCTGCTTTTAAACCACAATGACTTTGACAAGAGCAAACGTGCTCCAACTCATGAACGCATGCCCTTCCTTGAGATGACCTCCCCAAATCCTACACTGTCTG GTATAACCAAATTAGAGACAATGGACCCTCCACGAGTTATTAAAACACATTTGCCTATCCAGCTTGTTCCCACAACATTCTGGGAGGCAGGTTGCAAG GTAATATACATGGCACGTAATCCCAAAGACAATGTTGTGTCATATTTCCATTTTGACCGAATGAATCTAGTACAACCAGTACCAGGACCATGGCACCAGTACTTAGATAAGTTCATGAAAGGACAAT TGGGATGGGGTTCCTGGTATGATCATGTTAAAGGatactggagagagagaaaaaagaagaatatACTTTATCTGTTTTTTGAAGACATGAAGGAA AACCCACACCAGGAGGTGGTACGCATTGCTCATTTTCTTGGACAAAACCTGTCTAAAACACTGATTGATGAGGTAGTACAGAAGACAACATTTGTTACCATGCGTGACAATCCTATGGCCAACTATTCATCTGTGCCCAACACAATCTTTGATCGGCGAGTCTCAGAATTCATGAGAAAAG GAGAGGTTGGCGACTGGCAAAATCATTTCAGTGCTGAACAGAACACCATATTTGAGGAGCACTATAGGAAAATCATGGAGGATGAACCCATTCCCTTTCGTTTCTTGATCTGA